The Nitriliruptor alkaliphilus DSM 45188 genome includes a region encoding these proteins:
- a CDS encoding TIGR03619 family F420-dependent LLM class oxidoreductase, which produces MRVGLTAMLTDRSIRPDELARAAEDRGFHSLLLPEHTHLPLVSRDDHPLEGRVPDDYARTLDPFVALATAAGVTESLVLGTGIALLPVRDALLTAKEVATLDHLSGGRVVLGVGAGWNLAELADHGIDVATRRARLREQVAAMRSLWRDEVATFTGDHVSFEPSWAWPKPVAGGVPIWLGVGAGTTGLADVAAFADVWAPHGASGLVDALPRLAAACEAIDRDPATVRTVPVGTRPTAGKLDHLVDLGIDEVVVLLPDVRRDAALAELERLADLLTDWRGAAPAPTDERARAATSPVDPHAAPVGARRSTT; this is translated from the coding sequence GTGCGCGTCGGCCTCACCGCGATGCTGACGGATCGATCGATCCGGCCGGACGAGCTGGCGCGCGCCGCCGAGGACCGCGGCTTCCACAGCCTCCTGCTGCCCGAGCACACCCACCTGCCGCTCGTCAGCCGCGACGACCACCCCCTGGAGGGGCGGGTGCCGGACGACTACGCGCGCACGCTCGACCCGTTCGTGGCGCTGGCAACCGCTGCCGGGGTCACCGAGAGCCTCGTGCTCGGCACCGGCATCGCCCTGCTGCCGGTCCGTGACGCCCTGCTGACCGCCAAGGAGGTCGCCACCCTCGATCACCTCAGCGGCGGTCGGGTCGTCCTCGGCGTCGGCGCCGGGTGGAACCTCGCTGAGCTGGCCGACCACGGCATCGACGTGGCGACCCGTCGGGCCCGGTTGCGCGAGCAGGTGGCCGCCATGCGGTCGCTGTGGCGCGACGAGGTCGCCACCTTCACCGGTGATCACGTGTCGTTCGAGCCGAGCTGGGCGTGGCCGAAACCCGTCGCGGGTGGTGTGCCGATCTGGCTCGGTGTCGGTGCCGGAACGACGGGGCTGGCGGACGTCGCCGCGTTCGCCGACGTCTGGGCGCCGCACGGCGCATCCGGCCTGGTGGACGCGCTCCCGCGCCTCGCCGCCGCGTGCGAAGCGATCGACCGTGACCCCGCGACGGTCCGCACCGTGCCCGTCGGAACCCGCCCGACGGCCGGCAAGCTCGACCACCTCGTCGACCTCGGCATCGACGAGGTCGTGGTCCTGCTGCCGGACGTGCGCCGTGACGCCGCGCTGGCCGAGCTCGAGCGGCTAGCCGACCTGCTGACCGACTGGCGCGGTGCTGCACCCGCGCCGACCGACGAGCGCGCCCGCGCGGCGACGTCGCCGGTCGACCCGCATGCTGCCCCGGTGGGGGCGAGGAGGAGCACGACGTGA
- a CDS encoding aldehyde dehydrogenase family protein: MTTQREHTVQGAIVIPEAAASRDHHGIAEIDHAVDIVAANARRWTRTPIADRRRLLARIIDDTMSVAEAWSVAGAEAKGIEPGTPAWGEDVATGPMQLVRHARLLDRTLESLEQTGEVGLPGPPVVRPDGQVTVPVFPTSLLERATYVGHTADVWLQRSVTSPEQVRTALAYRSWSDPKVAFVLGAGNVSSVGASDCLYKLYNEDQVCVLKMNPVNEHTGQFVEVAIRALVEEGFVRIIYGGAKEGEHLTSHPKVDTIHMTASDKTHDAVVFGTGEAGARRKAERTPLIDKEVTSELGNVSPVIVVPGPWSDDDIAYQGKSIASMLAANAGFTCACPRVIVTHGRWNRRRAFLDAFRRALAESPQRAAYYPGARDRWRFFCDAYPDAEVYGRSNGDPVPWTLLPDLDPTDADQPAFNVEAFNGVLGEVALEAPLDVGAYLDAAVDFCNDTLWGTLGVTLIVHPKTLQSPGIAAAFDRAIANLRYGTVSVNAWAATGYGLTSTPWGAFPGHPLHDIQSGRGVVHNTYMLEDVEKAVIRAPFKLGKKPPMSYDFSTFGEMSRRLLRAEAYGDWKQLPGIVRDGIKA, from the coding sequence GTGACCACCCAGCGCGAGCACACCGTCCAGGGCGCCATCGTCATCCCGGAGGCGGCCGCATCCCGCGACCACCACGGCATCGCCGAGATCGACCACGCGGTGGACATCGTCGCCGCGAACGCGAGGCGGTGGACGCGCACCCCCATCGCCGACCGTCGTCGCCTCCTCGCCCGGATCATCGACGACACGATGTCGGTGGCCGAGGCGTGGTCCGTGGCCGGTGCGGAGGCCAAGGGCATCGAGCCCGGCACGCCGGCGTGGGGGGAGGACGTCGCGACCGGTCCGATGCAGCTGGTGCGGCACGCCCGGCTGCTCGACCGCACGCTCGAGTCGCTCGAGCAGACCGGCGAGGTCGGCCTGCCCGGCCCGCCGGTGGTCCGGCCGGACGGTCAGGTCACGGTGCCGGTCTTCCCGACCTCGCTGCTCGAGCGCGCGACCTACGTCGGGCACACCGCCGACGTGTGGCTCCAGCGCAGCGTCACCTCGCCCGAGCAGGTGCGCACCGCGCTGGCGTACCGCAGCTGGTCGGATCCGAAGGTCGCCTTCGTCCTCGGTGCGGGGAACGTGTCCTCGGTGGGTGCCTCGGACTGCCTCTACAAGCTCTACAACGAGGACCAGGTCTGCGTCCTGAAGATGAACCCGGTCAACGAGCACACCGGACAGTTCGTCGAGGTCGCCATCCGGGCGCTGGTCGAGGAGGGGTTCGTCCGCATCATCTACGGCGGCGCCAAGGAGGGTGAGCACCTCACCAGCCACCCGAAGGTCGACACCATCCACATGACCGCCTCGGACAAGACCCACGATGCGGTCGTGTTCGGCACCGGTGAGGCGGGCGCGCGTCGCAAGGCCGAACGCACGCCGCTGATCGACAAGGAGGTCACCTCCGAGCTCGGCAACGTCAGTCCCGTGATCGTGGTCCCCGGCCCCTGGAGCGACGACGACATCGCCTACCAGGGCAAGTCGATCGCCTCGATGCTGGCGGCCAACGCCGGGTTCACCTGCGCCTGCCCCCGCGTGATCGTCACCCACGGTCGGTGGAACCGGCGTCGCGCGTTCCTCGATGCGTTCCGGCGCGCGCTGGCCGAATCGCCGCAGCGTGCGGCCTACTACCCCGGGGCGCGCGACCGGTGGCGCTTCTTCTGCGACGCCTACCCCGACGCCGAGGTCTACGGCCGCAGCAACGGCGACCCGGTCCCGTGGACCTTGCTGCCCGACCTCGACCCGACCGATGCCGACCAGCCCGCCTTCAACGTCGAGGCGTTCAACGGCGTCCTCGGCGAGGTGGCGCTCGAGGCGCCGCTCGACGTCGGGGCCTACCTCGACGCGGCCGTGGACTTCTGCAACGACACGCTCTGGGGCACGCTCGGGGTGACGCTCATCGTGCACCCGAAGACGTTGCAGAGCCCCGGTATCGCGGCGGCCTTCGACCGGGCCATCGCCAACCTGCGGTACGGGACGGTGTCGGTCAACGCCTGGGCGGCCACCGGGTACGGCCTGACCTCGACCCCGTGGGGGGCGTTCCCCGGCCACCCGCTGCACGACATCCAGTCGGGCCGCGGGGTGGTGCACAACACCTACATGCTCGAGGACGTCGAGAAGGCCGTCATCCGCGCACCGTTCAAGCTCGGCAAGAAGCCGCCGATGTCGTACGACTTCTCCACGTTCGGCGAGATGTCACGGCGACTGCTGCGGGCCGAGGCCTACGGCGACTGGAAGCAGCTGCCCGGCATCGTCCGCGACGGCATCAAGGCCTGA
- a CDS encoding serine hydrolase domain-containing protein yields MPDLWGTIDEIAAETRFSGVVRVDGPDGTELLASYGYADRAYRIPVTPETRFGIASGTKGLTALTVVSLIDEGRLALATPAREILGDDLPLIGDDVTVEHLLAHRSGIGDHIDEDDDLDLDDYLLDVPVHRLATAEDHLPVLDRRPPKFSPGERFSYCNSGYVVLALLAERVTGTPFHELVDRRVCLPAGMSETAFLRSDEPDDRTARGYLRADGLRTNVLHLPVRGTGDGGLHTTVADVHALWTSFTSGRVVPQAWVEEMVRPRSDPPEHRERYGLGFWLAASGSAVILEGGDTGVSFRSVHDPEAGTTHTVVANTTTGAWPLARHLADTLGG; encoded by the coding sequence ATGCCGGACCTCTGGGGGACCATCGACGAGATCGCGGCCGAGACACGGTTCTCGGGCGTGGTGCGCGTCGACGGGCCGGACGGTACCGAGCTGCTGGCCAGCTACGGGTACGCCGACCGGGCCTACCGGATCCCGGTCACGCCCGAGACCCGTTTCGGCATCGCGAGCGGCACCAAGGGCCTGACCGCCCTCACGGTGGTCAGCCTCATCGACGAGGGGCGACTCGCGCTGGCGACGCCGGCTCGCGAGATCCTCGGCGACGACCTGCCGCTCATCGGTGACGACGTCACCGTCGAGCACCTACTGGCCCACCGCTCGGGTATCGGCGACCACATCGACGAGGACGACGACCTCGACCTCGACGACTACCTGCTCGACGTGCCCGTCCACCGGCTGGCGACGGCTGAGGATCACCTCCCGGTGCTCGACAGGCGCCCACCGAAGTTCTCGCCAGGCGAGCGGTTCTCGTACTGCAACAGCGGCTACGTGGTGCTCGCGCTGCTCGCCGAACGGGTCACCGGCACCCCGTTCCACGAGCTCGTCGACCGCCGGGTGTGCCTGCCCGCCGGGATGAGCGAGACCGCGTTCCTGCGCTCCGACGAGCCGGACGACCGCACCGCCCGGGGGTACCTCAGGGCCGACGGGTTACGCACCAACGTCCTGCACCTGCCGGTCCGCGGCACCGGTGACGGCGGACTGCACACCACCGTCGCCGACGTCCACGCGCTGTGGACCAGCTTCACCTCGGGGCGCGTCGTCCCGCAGGCGTGGGTCGAGGAGATGGTCAGGCCACGCTCCGACCCGCCCGAGCACCGTGAGCGGTACGGCCTCGGGTTCTGGCTCGCCGCGTCGGGATCCGCCGTCATCCTCGAGGGTGGCGACACAGGTGTCTCGTTCCGCAGCGTCCACGACCCTGAGGCGGGCACGACCCACACCGTCGTGGCCAACACCACCACCGGCGCGTGGCCGCTCGCACGACACCTCGCCGACACCCTCGGCGGGTAG
- a CDS encoding CaiB/BaiF CoA transferase family protein, translating to MPTRPPLAGVRVVEASMLGPAAITTALADLGADVIKVEPPKGDYVRSMTWPIIEGTSLLHLHVNRGKRSITLDLRTDEGRAVFEDLARDADVVIEAMRPGALARRGLGFDQLRAINPALVFCTISGYGMTGPYADLPSHGIAYDTWAGIVDPAVDDEGFTYIPEHVSLGINVGPVIGAVGVLAAVIRARETGEGCALDVAQSDAAAYTDWYRSESWLAYERPESEVTGNAADDYERRAPGTAGMREGVRYQIYAAMDGHVLFMASEQAFWRNFCEGVGRLDLFERWPGSTYADHARGNRELQAELRDIFATRTCEQWLTFAGEVDTPIAPVNTPRTVVHDPQFQDRLPLLPHQQHGADMLPFPVRFIGEQIPPPAKAPEIGQHTDEVLAGLGYDEDRRQALRATGALG from the coding sequence GTGCCCACCCGCCCACCGCTCGCCGGCGTGCGCGTCGTCGAAGCCTCGATGCTGGGGCCCGCCGCGATCACCACCGCGCTCGCCGACCTCGGCGCCGACGTCATCAAGGTCGAACCGCCGAAGGGCGACTACGTGCGGTCGATGACCTGGCCCATCATCGAAGGCACGTCCCTGCTGCACCTCCACGTCAACCGCGGCAAGCGCTCGATCACGCTCGACCTGCGCACCGACGAGGGGCGTGCCGTGTTCGAGGACCTCGCCCGCGATGCCGACGTCGTGATCGAGGCGATGCGCCCCGGTGCCCTGGCCCGGCGGGGGCTCGGGTTCGACCAGCTCCGGGCGATCAACCCGGCGCTGGTGTTCTGCACCATCTCCGGGTACGGCATGACCGGTCCGTACGCGGACCTCCCGAGCCACGGCATCGCGTACGACACCTGGGCGGGCATCGTCGATCCGGCGGTCGACGACGAGGGGTTCACCTACATCCCCGAGCACGTCTCCCTCGGCATCAACGTCGGGCCGGTGATCGGCGCCGTCGGCGTGCTGGCGGCCGTGATCCGGGCGCGCGAGACCGGTGAGGGGTGCGCGCTGGACGTCGCCCAGTCCGACGCCGCGGCGTACACCGACTGGTACCGATCGGAGAGTTGGCTGGCCTACGAGCGGCCGGAGAGCGAGGTCACCGGCAACGCTGCGGACGACTACGAGCGCCGCGCCCCGGGGACCGCGGGCATGCGCGAGGGCGTCCGGTACCAGATCTACGCCGCGATGGACGGCCACGTCCTGTTCATGGCCTCCGAGCAGGCGTTCTGGCGCAACTTCTGCGAGGGCGTCGGTCGGCTGGACCTGTTCGAGCGTTGGCCCGGGTCGACCTACGCCGATCACGCCCGCGGGAACCGCGAGCTGCAGGCCGAGCTGCGCGACATCTTCGCGACCCGCACGTGCGAGCAGTGGCTGACGTTCGCCGGCGAGGTGGACACGCCCATCGCGCCGGTCAACACCCCTCGAACGGTCGTCCACGACCCGCAGTTCCAGGACCGGTTGCCGCTGCTGCCCCACCAGCAGCACGGCGCGGACATGCTGCCCTTCCCGGTGCGGTTCATCGGCGAACAGATCCCCCCGCCGGCGAAGGCGCCCGAGATCGGCCAGCACACCGACGAGGTCCTCGCCGGCCTCGGCTACGACGAGGACCGGCGGCAGGCGCTGAGGGCGACCGGCGCCCTCGGCTGA